The DNA region TAGTCTCCGCCTGAAAGCGAGGGATTTTCCCCCATTCCCGGAATGGGACACTAACATGAGAGGCCTTATGTTTTTTTATCTGTTCCAGGGGGCGGCTCTCGCCCTTTCAGCAACGATAATGCCCGGTCCCTTTCAGGCCTATCTCCTCTCACAGGCCCTCAGGCAGGGTTGGAGGCGAACCCTTCCTGCGGCCCTGGCCCCCCTGGCAACCGACGGACCCATCATCACCCTGGTGTTGTTCGTCCTGACCCAGGTCCCCCCGACCCTCCTCGAAATCCTGAGGACTGCAGGGGGCCTCTTCCTCCTTTATCTTTCCGGAAGCCTCGCCCTTACCCTCAAAAAGGGTGACACTGCACCGCATCCGGGGGAATCTGCAGCCCGTCGGACCTTTTTCCAGGCAGTCACCATGAACTTCCTGAATCCCAATCCTTATTTGTGGTGGAGCATAATCGGCGGACCCATCGTGCTCACCGGATGGAAGAAATCACCCGCTTACGGGATCGTCTTCCTCGGGGGTTTTTACGGTGTCTTCATCCTCAGCCTGGGGGTCCTCATCATTCTCTTCGCCTCCGCCGGGAGACTGGACGAGAGGGTGAGC from Deltaproteobacteria bacterium includes:
- a CDS encoding LysE family translocator, with the protein product MFFYLFQGAALALSATIMPGPFQAYLLSQALRQGWRRTLPAALAPLATDGPIITLVLFVLTQVPPTLLEILRTAGGLFLLYLSGSLALTLKKGDTAPHPGESAARRTFFQAVTMNFLNPNPYLWWSIIGGPIVLTGWKKSPAYGIVFLGGFYGVFILSLGVLIILFASAGRLDERVSKVLRIVAALALAGFGVYQVVSGLSSLLLV